The DNA sequence AGTAAACTCGTCCTTCGCCGTAAGCACGCGCACACCGGCGCCATCTGGTTCCCAGCGCAGGGCCGGTTCGTCCACGCGCACACCGGCGCCGTGTTTTCGCGCCAGGGTGAGATGCGCGTCAACGCACGCCTCGGGAAAGAGGATTCCCGCCCGCGGTTCCCAGACCGCAATCATTTCGTCGGCGGGTTGAAGCGCCGGAAACCGTCGGCGCACTTCGGCCGCGGCGAGGATTTCGTGGCGAAGCCGATGTTCCTCCGCGCTTCGCCTCGCACCCGCGACCACCGCGCTGTCGGGCCGCCCGATCATCAACCCGCCGGTTTGTCGCAAGAGCGAACGTCCGGTCTCCCGTTCCAACTCGGCCCAGAGTTCATAGGCGCGCTGAATGAGTGGAACGTAAAGCGGATGCTCGAAATAGGCTTCACGAATGATGCGTGTTTTCCCGTGTGACGATCCGAACGAATGCGGTGGCTCGAAGCGATCGAGGCCGAGAACTCTCTTGCCGCGTCTGGCCAGTTGATACGCCGCGGCGCTGCCCATCGCGCCGAGACCAACGACGATCGTATCGAACCGGTCAGCCATTTTTGTTGGTCCACGAATTCACGGAAATCCGCGCGGGGATTCCTGTTGGCGGAGTTTCTCGTTATTCATGGATTCGAGACTTGCCAAATTCGTTGCTCGCGTCCAGCCGACTCTTTAATCTGCCCGCATGAAATCGTTCGCTGCTTTTCAACCGCCACCCCGACTGCTGATGGGGCCCGGCCCGAGCAACGTCGCGCCGTCCGTCCTCGAAGCCATGTCGCGACCGCTTGTCGGCCATCTCGACCCCGTGTTCGTCAAGATGATGGACGAGATTAAAACCATGCTGCGCCAGGTCTTTCTTACGACGAACGAAATGACCTTTCCAGTCAGCGGCACGGGCAGCGCCGGCATGGAATTCTGCTTCGTAAACCTCATCGAACCCGGAGACGACGTGATCATCGGTGTCAACGGCGTGTTCGGGACGCGCATGGTGGACGTAGCCGAACGCTGCGGCGCGAAGGTGACCAAAGTCGAAGCGCCCTGGGGCCGTGCCATCGAACCGCGACAGATCGCGGACGCCCTCAAGAAGGTTGTGAAACCAAAACTTGTTGCCATTGTTCATGCGGAGACTTCCACCGGCGCGCTTACTCCCGTCGAGGAAATCACGAAACTGGCACACAACGCCGGCGCGTTGATGGTGCTCGACACGGTGACCTCTCTGGCCGGGTGCCCCGTACGGATTGACGACTGGCAGGTGGACGCGGTCTATAGTGGCACTCAGAAATGTCTGAGTTGCCCGCCCGGTCTTGCGCCGGCGTCACTCAGTCCGCGTGCGCTCGAAGCCGCCACGAAACGGAAGACCAAAGTCCAGAGCTGGTATCTCGATGTGAACCTGCTGGCGTCCTACTGGGGCCAGGACCGCGTTTATCATCACACCGCACCCATCTCGATGAACTACGCGCTGCACGAGGGCCTCCGGCTGGTGTTGGAGGAAGGACTCGAAAACCGCTGCCGTCGCCACGAGCAGAATCACCTCGCGCTGAAGAAAGGTCTCGCGGCAATGGGACTTCAAATCGCCTCGCAGGAAGGCCATCAACTCTGGCAGCTCAATGCGGTGACCGTGCCCGACGGCGTGGACGAAGCCGCCGTGCGCAAACGGTTGCTGACCGACTTCAACATTGAAGTCGGTGCCGGACTCGGCCCGCTCAAAGGCAAAATCTGGCGAGTTGGTTTGATGGGCGAAACTTCGAGCAAAGCGAACGTGAAAATGTTCCTCTCCGCACTCGGGCAAATCCTGAACGACTCCGGACGGAAGATTGACGTCGCCGCGGCGCTCGCAGCGAGCGCGTGATCTGCCGGTGACGCGACCCGCCGCCTCATATTAATGATTTCCTCGCGGGCACATCCGGGCCGTCATCCTGACGGAAGACGCATGTATGACCTCCTGTTTTCGGAGATCATCTGCCCGGCTCGTACCATTCACCGCGGAGCCAGTCGGCGATTAACTCAATGGCATGGCCGTCGAGCACCTTGTCCGCTCCGAAGGCGGGCATCCGGTCGTTTCGTTTGCCATAGAAGCGCGCATGGGCCGGATTGGAAATGAAGGCGATCAGCCAGTCGCGCGAGCCGAAGGCGGTAAGGTCCGGCGCTGTCGTGTCTTCGTCGGGCTTGTGGAACTGATGACACTCGGTGCAACGCATGCCTTCGGTGGTGATGAGGGTTTTGCCTTCCGCAACGAGGGCGGCGTCGCGTTGGTCAAGCTCATGTTGGGAGCCCAGCGCGGC is a window from the Candidatus Angelobacter sp. genome containing:
- the solA gene encoding N-methyl-L-tryptophan oxidase, producing the protein MADRFDTIVVGLGAMGSAAAYQLARRGKRVLGLDRFEPPHSFGSSHGKTRIIREAYFEHPLYVPLIQRAYELWAELERETGRSLLRQTGGLMIGRPDSAVVAGARRSAEEHRLRHEILAAAEVRRRFPALQPADEMIAVWEPRAGILFPEACVDAHLTLARKHGAGVRVDEPALRWEPDGAGVRVLTAKDEFTADQLLLTAGSWIPALLPDLKLPLVVERQVQFWFRPTAPEWFQPDRCPIHIWECEPGRHFYGFPDLGEGVKVAGHHEGEVVNPDTIRRDVSPREVEDMRRVVRRFLPGADGELCSAVVCMYTNTPDQHFHIDWHPAHPQVLVASPCSGHGFKFSSAIGEVLAGLLTGAPCGFDLGLFRHRW
- a CDS encoding alanine--glyoxylate aminotransferase family protein — its product is MKSFAAFQPPPRLLMGPGPSNVAPSVLEAMSRPLVGHLDPVFVKMMDEIKTMLRQVFLTTNEMTFPVSGTGSAGMEFCFVNLIEPGDDVIIGVNGVFGTRMVDVAERCGAKVTKVEAPWGRAIEPRQIADALKKVVKPKLVAIVHAETSTGALTPVEEITKLAHNAGALMVLDTVTSLAGCPVRIDDWQVDAVYSGTQKCLSCPPGLAPASLSPRALEAATKRKTKVQSWYLDVNLLASYWGQDRVYHHTAPISMNYALHEGLRLVLEEGLENRCRRHEQNHLALKKGLAAMGLQIASQEGHQLWQLNAVTVPDGVDEAAVRKRLLTDFNIEVGAGLGPLKGKIWRVGLMGETSSKANVKMFLSALGQILNDSGRKIDVAAALAASA